GAATCCATCCTCTTGAAAGGGAGGCGTATCTGTGTgagactgaaatattatgcttagCTGCTGCCTCCCATTGAGAGAAGGATGCACAGTCTGTGCCCATGGGGAaaagaagcagggaggagagtTGAAATGGTCTTTTCCTTAAaggcaggagtggagggagggggtggtgcGGCAAGGGAGCAAAGGGTGATGGATCTGCCAGGGTTGCGATTTCCAGACCTGGCTCCTTGGCTTGAGGCTTCATTTTAGGAGACCGGTTTGTAAcgaaagaggaaatgcaaattaatgtaTAAGAGGCTAGTAGGAAACATGGGCGGTTTAAATATGACTCTGCTGTGCTTTTCAAAGGACTCAGTAGAATGGAAAGTAAGACTAGCTTGTAGTTAAAGAGAGTCACTTAGGGGGATGCTTTCATTTTGACGTGAAGAAAGTTGACAACTGCCCCTGATGTATATTTAGCTACTGTATATTCCCGTGAGCCATGCCAGTGCTCTTGGTCATTCCTTTGCCTTTGCAGTGGGTGACGGAATTACACAGAAAGTATGCACAGGTGGATGCATGGGTCTTTCTCGAGTGGTTGCAGTATACTTCTGCCCAGGAGATGAGGCCCTGCAGAGATGCCTCTTATGAaccttcccttctgcctccagctttTCTAAATCTGTGTGTGTTTACCTTCTCTAAGGCTGTACTTTGATGTAGGTCCATGAAAGGTTGTTCATCCACATTTGCATGGACTTTGCACCTCACCTTAGACTCAGCAAGCAGTGGGGGTCCTCAGGTTGACATCCTCTTTGACTCCGTAGCCGTGAGGTTCAAGCTCCGAGAGTGGCAGGATAAAGGGCTCTCAGGAGGACTTTGCTCAGAGGGGCGCAAAGGCCTTTCCTAGGGATTGGATTCGACTGCCTTTTGTGTCACGTGACTtgattctttctttccccctccccttctttaCAGACTGTCTTGAGTTCTTCTTGAATTGCCAGTTTTCAGCCTCCTCATGCCTCCGTCTCCTTTAGACGACAGGGTAGTGGTGGCACTGTCTAGGCCCGTACGACCTCAGGATCTCAACCTTTGTTTAGACTCTAGCTACCTTGGCTCTGCCGCCCCCGGCAGTACCAGCCATCCttctgtcatcaccaccaccgtTGTGTCCCTAAAGGCTGCGAATCTGACGTATATGCCCTCATCCAGCGGCTCTGCCCGCTCCCTGAATTGTGGATGCAGCAGTGCCAGCTGCTGCACTGTGGCCACCTACGACAAGGACAATCAGGCCCAAACCCAAGCCATTGCCGCTGGCACCGCCACCACCGCCATTGGAACCTCTACCACCTGCTCTGCCAACCAGATGGTCAACAACAGTGAGAATGCAGGCTCTCTAAGTCCATCAGGTGGGGTGGGCAGCCCCGTGTCAGGGACCCCCAAACAGCTAGCCAGCATCAAAATAATCTACCCCAATGACTTGGCAAAGAAGATGACCAAATGCAGCAAGAGTCACCTGCCGAGCCAGGGCCCCATCATCATTGACTGCCGGCCCTTCATGGAGTACAACAAGAGCCACATCCAAGGAGCTGTCCACGTTAACTGTGCCGACAAGATCAGCCGGCGGAGACTACAGCAGGGCAAGATCACTGTCCTAGACTTGATTTCCTGTAGGGAAGGCAAGGACTCTTTCAAGAGgatcttttccaaagaaattataGTTTATGATGAGAATACCAATGAGCCGAGCCGAGTGATGCCCTCCCAGCCACTTCACATAGTTCTCGAGTCCCTGAAGAGAGAAGGCAAAGAACCTCTGGTGTTGAAAGGTAATGCCcccgcgcccccacccccagcacagtcCTGATGCATCCGGGGTCACTCTGGGTTTTCTCGTACAAGTACCAGCATTCTCCTTCCCCCGGGCTGCACAAGACCAGAACTGACTTTCTTCTTCTCGACTTCCCTTCCATGCCTTTTCTTAATTATCTGAATGTAGGGAGAGAGACTCCTACAGTGGACGGAAAGCCAGAAGACCTGGGCTCCCGTCTAGTTGGGCTTGTCACGTCCCCTCTCAGAgacagttttctcttctttctaaaaaGGGGCTTTATGACACCAGACGGCCTCTCCCGTCATGCCTGGTCTGGTAGCTCTCTTCCCATCCATAACTCGTTGGAAAGTTCTTGTCTCTCAGACTTAGCCAAGGCTGATGGCATGGAGGAAACAGCAACCCTGGTGAACAGCAAGTAAACTGACAAGTGCCACTTCTTTCTGTGGgaattcttcctctttctcacctCTCTGAATAGCTGGGATGATCTATGACTTATAAAGTGACTTTCAAGAAGGGCAGAGATCCTTATTCTCAGTCTCCTCAGAAAGTATCAGTTCACCCCAAACATCCGTTCCTCTGTCAAAGCTCCAAGGGACAGTCCCTTTTATGAAATACTCCCCAACCTATGATTCCTTCCGGCCTCACCTGACAACCAGTAGCATCACGGCTCCTCCTGAGATGGGGGGTGGGCCACTTGCCCCAGGACACGGAGCGCAGAATAACTGGGAGGTCGGAGTTGCTGAGCACTGGTGGGAGGAATGAACTTCCCGCTGTTCTCTGAGCTCCTTCTGCACACTGCTGCCGAAACGAGCAGAGGAGCCCTCGTCCTGTGCCCATTCCTGGTGCGCCTCCTTGTCCTCTGATGTCATCCGTTGGGACCCTGCACATCACTTTTCCTGTTTGGTGTCTTCTgtagggtggtggtggtggtagtgagaGATAGtcaacttctttcttcttttctcttgtaTTTTGAGCCAAGGCACCCAGCTGGGGCCACCTCGCTAGCCAGTCTCCTGAAGCGTGTTGACCCAAGGCATGGCTGGGTTCCTTTGAATGCCTTGAGTATTTAAATTGCAACAAGCCATTGGGGTGGGCAAAATAGTCATTAGTCAGGGTGGGCCAGCTCTGCcatccttcttctcttcttcccagcGATGCATTCTGCCTTGGATTAAGCAGTGTTCTTAGAAATATGGTTCAGAATTTCTTTGCTATCATCCTGCCCGCCCACCGTCACTGCCTCCCAGCTTGCTCTCATCGGGCTCAGCCCACACAAAGGTGCAGCTTTCCTTGGGGCTGGTGGGCTCCGAGGGAAAGGAGAACATGACGGAAGTGGCATCCAGAGGGTTCCAGCAGCACCCAgtcactttttgttgttgttgatgggTTATGGATCTGACTTCAGACTGTCAGATTTCCTCTGTGTACctctgtattttatcattttatatccTTGTTTGCCTTCCCAGTTGGGTTACCCAGCTAGTGTTCTGTCACTGTTATCTTGGCTTGTCTTATCTATTTGAGATGAGAAAATACAGCCTACAAACTTCTCTTTTGTAGTCATCTGTCTTGGGGAGCCAAGAGAGGGACAACCAGTGGTCTTAAGGGTAGTCTCTTTGCTCACGTAGAGTAGATGGTGTTGAGCAGAAGCAGGCCTTTCGTGTCTGTGTGACCTGCGGACAGGCATCAAGCAATACAAAGGAGGATGACCCTGGACTTGAACACGAGGGCGATTGGGAGGACTTGTAGACCCCACCCTCTGCTTTGCAGTGGGCATTGTTGCATGTGGGAGTGGCTTGTCAATTTCTGGGAAATGAATCTCCTAGGTGTTACTGATCAAAGTAGGgttccttccccccccccccctcccgtGGATGCAGCTGAGAGTCTGGGCAGCCTGCACTTACTCCTCAGTGTCAGTAAGACTGCCTCcatggggcggggccgggcctgcTGCTGACCTCACCACTGGGCGCCCTGGGCGGCCGCCGTTCGGGCTGATCATTTTCGGGTTGGTGAGACACAGCGGCGGTCGACCTGGAAGACACGCCGGTGGTGGAGGTTGGATTCTTTGTagtttgggtgggggtgggagtctTTCTTCAGTTATCTGGGAATTGGGTTGAAGACGTGTAGTTCAGGAACAAAGGGGTCTGTAatctaattcatttattatttctctcattAGTATCGTGATCTCTTTTGGGGGAATAGCCTCAAGTTGGGACCAtgctgggaaagaaggaaaagagatcaATGTTAGAATGCCCCTACCTACCCTTTCCTCTGGGGAAACCAAAGGTTAATACCATAGCACCATTGTGGTGAAGGATGGGTGGGCATCTTTCAGAAGGCATGGCCAGCAACTTCTCCTAGGTTCTTGAGTGGGTCAAGCAGACCATTCTAGTCTGGCTTCTCTGCTGAGGGTCTATTTTAGTAATCCCCTCCCTTGGTgatgtaagattttattttagcaaGAGTGGGAATGGTACCATTTTGGAATGAGTGATTTTTGCAGGCAAGATATAGTGGTGGGGATGGTTAGAATCAAAGGTAGAGACTTCTAAGgttccttaatttattttcagatatttcagtACAATCTTGGGTAATTTATGGCTAACCCATCTGATTCTCTGGTTTATGTTTGTAAACACTGGTTGCTACCCTCCCTGTCCAAGTTTTATGTGCCCCTGTTTCAATGCCACGTTCTCCATTTTTGGTGCTGCCTGTCAAGTAGAACGGCTGCTCAGATCCCATTTTAGTAATGCTGTGTCAGGTTGGGAAGAAACTGATCAGAGGCACAGAAGCCCCTGGGATTAAGTTACTGTTCTAATTTACAGTCCCCTCCCCGTTGTGACCTATGTCTGAATCTGTCTTTTATTCTCATCTTCTGAAGAATAAATGGCATCAGGCCGGTGCTTCTACTCAAACTGGCAAAAATGATccaaaggaataaatatttagagCTTTGCAAAGCCTTTGAAAGAATTACAATCCATTTTACCCGAAGGtgatttttaatgtgatttctaACCAAACTGAATAAGGAGGTGAGACAATTCTGGGCTTTCCACGATGAGGGCTACCATCTTTGTTATGATGTTTATAAGGCTCCCTTTCTTTTCAGCAAGGCTGGGATCAGAGAAATAATTCATCACTTACCTAGGTGGGAAAGCATACTCTACTCCTGCCTCCTCTTTAAAGACAGTCTATGCGTTGAAATTTTATTGTAACATTTTTTCAAATACGCAGAAAAGAGTGTAGTGAGTACCCATATACGTATCACATTCGATGACTATTAACATCTTCCctatttgctttctcttcctttttatggttgTTGCAATATGTCATagtatagaccacattttactgtatttaaataattttcatgtttaaacttaatgtttgcaaatgaagaagGCTGAGAATCATTTATAGTATGGACAACATTTTCATGCCCACTTCTGAGAGCTTTTCAAGCTTGGAATTCCACTATAACTAAGTCGCGATCAGATCTCTGGAGAAGTGTCCCTCTCTCAGAGGGGAAGGTTTCCAGGCACCTCTTTGGGGGACTGGGGGACTGTAGCTCCCCCTTCCACATGGGTATGTCAGAGCTTGTGCCTGTACCTGCTCTGTGCTGTCACAAAACAAAGAGAGACTGGCTGCTGCAGCCTCTGACAGGCCTGCCTCTGTATCAGAGGCatttattggggggagggggctgggggagggggaggaaagagcaTCACTTTAGGAGGCTGATATGTAGCAAAGTTTCCATAATGTAGGGAGTTAGATTTTTATGCTCTCAAACTTTCCATCATAACTCTTGAGAAATGAGCAACCCAGATTGCACATCTTCCTATAGTCAAAAAAGATTCTGAAGTTAACGCTTGTAGGCAATGTCGAGTTTGACGACAAAGTGAATGGCCATGCTCAGAAATCCAAGATCCTGGAAAAATATCCTTTCTgtattctgctttgttttgtgtgtgtgtgtgtgtgtgtgtgtgtgtgtgtgtgtgtgtgtgttgggagtggGGAGACTTCCTCTTGTCTGttaggaagttttcttttttttttttaaagacctgtgAAATAAAGGCAGAATCTAAAGTCACAAATTTAATGTTGTTGTTCTGAGCTTCTGTATATCATCCACACGTGATGACATTAGCCTTGTAGCCAATGGTGGAGACATTCAGGCAGGACTTGGGACCCAGCCTGTCTGAGTCCTCATCTTGGCTCCCTTCTTAattagctgtgtgcccttgggcaattGCTTCTTCCTTTACTTCCCTACTTCCCCCTTTACAAAAATAGGATATGACAGTAGCTCTCTCATAGTGTTAGTttcagaattaaatgaattaatgtgtgCAAAGTGTCTAGAACAGTTCCTCATACAtggtaaacactcagtaaatgtagctttatattattactattgttgGTGGAATAGGAATGATGGTGGCAGTGAAAGTGTAATTTTGGATCCTCTTCCAAAGTAGTACAAATCACAAGCTAGGTgtagcactgtgtgtgtgtgtgtgtgtgtgtgtgcgctgcTATGGCCTAAAAATAACTTGGTGACTGTTACCTAATTTAAGTAGGATACAGTTGGAATGCCAAGTAATTACAAAGACACGTTGGGTCAGGAGGGCGCAGTAATTTGGGCCCATCctagaattatttatttgtagGGGAATTTGTAAAAACGTGATGATAAATCTGTCCAACTCATGCCCCATAACTAAATAATGAAAGCATAAAACTACTAAGCTTTGCTTTTCCTGGCCTCTCATCAGGCtgatttatttttggaataaGGATTGTAGTCTGACTATAAAAGGGTCGGTGGAAGGAGGGGGGGGATGTGTGCTGCATTTTGAGAAGTTCTGGAAGCTTGGAGTTGCGATGAGATGAGAcgtgaaggggaaaggagggaagtcACCGAAGGGCCTGCTCATTGATTTAAGTCAGTCTGAACCTTTCCCTGAGCCGGCGCCCATTGCCTCTACTCTCTCTGAGTGTTTGCAGGGACCGTTCTTCTTCCGAATTAAAATGTAAGTGAGGAGTCTGTTTCCTGTTCACTGCATGGTCAGCGACGTGGAGTTTAGCTCACTTACACCTGAGCTGAAATCGAGGCTCTTCCCCAGACCCACTAGAGGTGTCCTTAAGCAACTGGGGTTACTGCTCTCAGCCCGTTTTTCTCCATCGTAAATCAGGGGGTACTTCCAACATCACAGGATGAGTTGAGACAATGTAAACAGACCATCTGGCACGCAGATAGCCCTCTGTAAATCAGGACCCTGGGCTCTGCTCGCCTACCCCCAGGCCCGTTCAGAACCCTTTCCATCAGTGAgcgggggcagggaagagggtgtCTGTTACTCTAAACACAGTGCTGTGGGAACAGGTTAAGTATGAGCCACTCGTCCTCACCAGTTCAGATCAGTGAAGTTACCCATCTGGCTTGTCAAGGACAAGTTCAAGGAACTCCTCTCCTAGCACTGGTAGAAAATGCTTTTAGATTAGAAAAGCGGGGTCGGGGAAGGGAGGTTTGACAAAAATCCCAGGAGCAGAAACTACCACGGAGCCTTGTGGTGCGCATGCGCTCAGGAGCTAGCCGCGGGCCTTGGACCTCCGACCTGGTGCTGTCAGCGGCCAGAGCTTCCCCGGCCCAGCATCGCTGGGGAGCAGTTTGggtataaaaatgtgtgtgtttgcagtCCCTGGGCAGTTT
Above is a window of Camelus ferus isolate YT-003-E chromosome 23, BCGSAC_Cfer_1.0, whole genome shotgun sequence DNA encoding:
- the DUSP10 gene encoding dual specificity protein phosphatase 10 is translated as MPPSPLDDRVVVALSRPVRPQDLNLCLDSSYLGSAAPGSTSHPSVITTTVVSLKAANLTYMPSSSGSARSLNCGCSSASCCTVATYDKDNQAQTQAIAAGTATTAIGTSTTCSANQMVNNSENAGSLSPSGGVGSPVSGTPKQLASIKIIYPNDLAKKMTKCSKSHLPSQGPIIIDCRPFMEYNKSHIQGAVHVNCADKISRRRLQQGKITVLDLISCREGKDSFKRIFSKEIIVYDENTNEPSRVMPSQPLHIVLESLKREGKEPLVLKGGLSSFKQNHENLCDNSLQLQECREVGGGASAASSTLPQPIPSTPDIENAELTPILPFLFLGNEQDAQDLDTMQRLNIGYVINVTTHLPLYHYEKGLFNYKRLPATDSNKQNLRQYFEEAFEFIEEAHQCGKGLLIHCQAGVSRSATIVIAYLMKHTRMTMTDAYKFVKGKRPIISPNLNFMGQLLEFEEDLNNGVTPRILTPKLMGVETVV